One genomic region from Longimicrobium sp. encodes:
- a CDS encoding NAD(P)/FAD-dependent oxidoreductase, giving the protein MRDVAVIGGGVSGLAAAGALADGGADVVLLEARGRLGGRIHSLHDPAHPLPVELGAEFVDVPGPAFDAIRSMGGAAYRSSGGQWEVADGVARCLDYDDAVVGILRRLDPPPERDQPFRAWLRDCCPDVEPHVHALIERYVEGFHASDVDRVGVHWLARTIKGSGGGGGLVRWHPLGGFDLAVRGLAARLAGRCEMRLAGAVHTVEWRRGHAEIRVRSRFGAELEPVAARRVLVTVPLGVLQAKEGSQGAIAFSPSLDGKREIVSQLEMGHVVKVILRFREAFWDEVLEWRGDDEGARERKFFMTMEDVPAWWTPSPVGAPVLTAWAGGGAADRFLARGGDPAAQALDALAKMLGVPPARVQAEVVDWRRHDWHHDPFARGAYTWVPAGALPAQQALAEPVDATLFFAGEATATDGWNGTVDGAIRSGYRAAKEILETLS; this is encoded by the coding sequence ATGCGGGACGTGGCGGTGATCGGCGGCGGTGTTTCCGGGCTGGCGGCGGCGGGCGCGCTGGCGGACGGCGGCGCCGACGTGGTGCTGCTGGAGGCGCGGGGACGGCTGGGCGGGCGCATCCACTCGCTGCACGACCCCGCCCACCCCCTGCCGGTGGAGCTCGGCGCCGAGTTCGTCGACGTTCCCGGCCCCGCCTTCGACGCCATCCGCTCGATGGGCGGCGCCGCGTACCGCAGCTCCGGCGGCCAGTGGGAGGTGGCGGACGGCGTCGCGCGGTGCCTGGATTACGACGATGCCGTGGTGGGCATCCTCCGCCGGCTCGACCCGCCGCCCGAGCGCGACCAGCCCTTCCGCGCGTGGCTGCGCGACTGCTGCCCCGACGTGGAGCCGCACGTCCACGCGCTGATCGAGCGCTACGTCGAGGGCTTCCACGCCTCGGACGTGGACCGCGTCGGCGTCCACTGGCTGGCGAGGACGATCAAGGGCTCGGGCGGGGGCGGCGGGCTGGTGCGCTGGCACCCGCTCGGCGGCTTCGACCTGGCCGTCCGCGGCCTCGCCGCGCGCCTCGCGGGACGGTGCGAGATGCGGCTCGCCGGCGCCGTCCACACGGTCGAATGGCGGCGCGGCCACGCGGAGATCCGCGTCCGCTCCCGCTTTGGCGCGGAGCTGGAGCCGGTCGCCGCACGGCGCGTGCTGGTCACCGTCCCCCTCGGCGTGCTGCAGGCGAAGGAGGGGAGCCAGGGCGCCATCGCCTTCTCCCCATCACTCGACGGGAAGCGGGAGATCGTGTCGCAGCTGGAGATGGGGCACGTGGTGAAGGTGATCTTGCGCTTCCGCGAGGCGTTCTGGGACGAGGTGCTGGAGTGGCGGGGGGATGACGAGGGCGCGCGCGAGCGCAAGTTCTTCATGACCATGGAAGACGTGCCCGCGTGGTGGACGCCGTCGCCGGTGGGCGCGCCGGTGCTGACGGCGTGGGCGGGGGGCGGCGCGGCCGACCGCTTCCTCGCGCGCGGCGGCGACCCTGCGGCGCAGGCGCTCGACGCGCTCGCGAAGATGCTGGGCGTGCCGCCCGCGCGCGTGCAGGCCGAGGTGGTGGACTGGCGCCGCCACGACTGGCACCACGACCCGTTCGCCCGCGGCGCGTACACCTGGGTTCCCGCGGGCGCGCTCCCCGCGCAGCAGGCGCTGGCCGAGCCGGTCGACGCCACC